A genomic window from Polaribacter gangjinensis includes:
- the nadE gene encoding NAD(+) synthase — protein MNTEKVAKHIIDWLANYAKNGKLNGFVIGVSGGIDSAVTSTLCAKTGLPTLCLEMPIHQAESQVNRAKNHIDWLEKNYKNVSRITVNLTPVFDSLIAALPKVDNEESRFMSLANTRARLRMTTLYYFAALHGYLVAGTGNKVEDFGVGFYTKYGDGGVDLSPIADLMKSEVYEIAKHFGINQDIIQAAPTDGLWGDDRTDEDQIGASYDELEWAMNMQEQGKTIADFKGREKDVYSIYIRLNTINQHKMQPIPVCEIPKSMK, from the coding sequence ATGAACACAGAAAAAGTAGCTAAACATATTATAGATTGGCTAGCGAATTATGCTAAAAATGGAAAGTTAAATGGTTTTGTAATCGGAGTTTCAGGAGGGATTGACTCAGCAGTTACCTCTACTCTATGTGCCAAAACTGGCTTACCAACTTTGTGTTTAGAAATGCCTATTCACCAAGCAGAAAGTCAAGTAAATAGAGCTAAAAATCATATTGATTGGTTAGAAAAAAATTATAAAAATGTTTCTAGAATTACCGTAAATCTGACTCCTGTTTTTGATAGTTTGATTGCTGCTTTACCAAAAGTTGACAACGAAGAAAGTCGTTTTATGTCTTTGGCAAACACAAGAGCGCGTTTAAGAATGACCACTTTATATTATTTCGCAGCCTTACATGGCTATTTAGTGGCTGGTACAGGAAATAAAGTTGAAGATTTTGGCGTTGGTTTTTATACAAAATACGGAGATGGAGGTGTAGATTTGAGTCCAATTGCTGATTTAATGAAATCGGAAGTGTATGAAATTGCCAAACATTTTGGCATCAACCAAGACATTATACAAGCTGCACCAACAGATGGTTTGTGGGGTGATGACAGAACTGATGAAGACCAAATTGGCGCTTCATATGATGAATTAGAATGGGCAATGAATATGCAAGAACAAGGAAAAACAATAGCTGATTTTAAAGGAAGGGAAAAAGATGTGTATTCAATTTACATTCGATTAAACACCATAAACCAACATAAAATGCAACCGATTCCGGTTTGTGAAATTCCCAAATCAATGAAGTAA
- the clpP gene encoding ATP-dependent Clp endopeptidase proteolytic subunit ClpP, which produces MDFGKEFEKYATKHKGISSTSYSQITSSLTPYIMEERQMNITQMDVFSRLMMDRIIFLGTGINDQVANVIQAQLLFLESVDASKDISIYINSPGGGVYAGLGIYDTMQFIKPDVATICTGMAASMGAVLMCAGAKGKRSALPHSRVMIHQPMSGTQGQVSDMEITIKETIKLRDELYSIISFHSGQPFDKIQKDSDRDYWMKSYEAREYGMIDEVLERKL; this is translated from the coding sequence ATGGATTTCGGAAAAGAATTTGAAAAATACGCTACCAAACATAAAGGAATTAGCAGTACTTCTTACTCGCAAATAACAAGTAGTTTAACTCCTTATATCATGGAAGAACGTCAAATGAACATCACTCAAATGGATGTTTTTTCACGTTTAATGATGGACAGAATTATATTTTTAGGGACAGGAATCAATGATCAGGTTGCAAATGTTATTCAAGCACAATTACTTTTTTTAGAAAGTGTAGATGCAAGCAAAGACATTTCTATTTACATCAATTCTCCAGGTGGAGGTGTTTATGCAGGTTTGGGAATTTATGACACAATGCAGTTTATAAAACCAGATGTTGCTACAATTTGTACAGGAATGGCAGCTTCAATGGGAGCAGTTTTAATGTGTGCTGGAGCAAAAGGAAAACGTTCAGCGTTGCCACATTCAAGAGTAATGATTCATCAACCAATGAGTGGAACTCAAGGTCAAGTTTCAGATATGGAAATCACCATCAAAGAAACCATCAAATTAAGAGATGAATTATACTCTATCATTTCTTTCCATTCAGGACAACCTTTTGATAAAATTCAGAAAGATTCTGATAGAGATTATTGGATGAAATCTTATGAAGCAAGAGAGTACGGAATGATAGATGAAGTTTTAGAAAGAAAATTATAA
- the dnaG gene encoding DNA primase translates to MISRSTIDRVFEAARVEEVVGEFVQLKKAGSNFKGLSPFTDEKSPSFMVSPVKQIWKDFSTGKGGNAISFLMEHEHYTYPEALKWLAKKYNIEIEETVQSNQEKEQINERESMFLVSNFAKDFFHSTMLNTNQGKAIGLSYFKERGFRDETIKKFDLGYCLDEWDHFTNAAISKGYQLKYLESTGLTIVKDNKQFDRFKGRVMFPIHSMSGRILGFGGRILTADKKAAKYLNSPESDIYHKSKILYGIYQAKKEIAKQDNCFLVEGYTDVISFHQSGIENVVASSGTALTADQIRLISRLTKNITVLFDGDAAGIRASIRGIDLILEQGMNVKVVQFPDGEDPDSFAKSHSDIELKEFLNTAAQDFINFKVSLLLEDTQNDPVKKAGLIRDIVTSISKIPDAIQREVYVQECSQIMEISERILFSELAQLIAKTNTEESKKYQEEKKTFEVVKRQEIQLKEVDQLDILEKEIIKLLLLYGNEEVDFIDEITHFDENGREIKTQKTYKNEVSAEIYLHLHDDEIEFTNPVFKEIYNEIIYQINQSEILEIDKLINHPNTIISSAVTSILMDEEKYQLSQWERKNIFVTGAKEVLTKAVTDSIYNIRRILIDKLLKEKAVKEKEYSKEEIEEIMNYNSLRIRLSEKLNRVV, encoded by the coding sequence ATGATTTCTAGAAGTACCATAGATCGCGTTTTTGAAGCAGCAAGAGTAGAAGAAGTTGTTGGCGAATTTGTGCAACTTAAAAAAGCAGGAAGTAATTTTAAAGGATTGAGTCCGTTTACTGACGAAAAATCACCTTCATTTATGGTTTCTCCAGTAAAACAAATCTGGAAAGATTTCTCCACAGGAAAAGGAGGAAATGCCATTTCTTTTTTAATGGAACATGAACATTATACTTATCCTGAAGCCTTAAAATGGCTAGCAAAAAAATATAATATCGAGATTGAAGAAACTGTTCAATCCAATCAAGAAAAAGAACAAATAAACGAACGTGAAAGCATGTTTTTGGTGTCTAATTTTGCCAAAGATTTTTTTCACAGCACAATGCTAAATACCAATCAAGGCAAAGCCATTGGATTGAGTTATTTTAAAGAGCGTGGTTTTCGTGATGAAACCATTAAAAAATTCGATTTAGGTTACTGCTTGGATGAATGGGATCATTTTACAAATGCTGCAATTTCTAAAGGATATCAATTGAAATATTTAGAATCTACAGGACTTACCATTGTAAAAGATAATAAGCAATTTGACCGATTTAAAGGACGTGTGATGTTTCCAATTCACTCTATGTCTGGGCGAATTTTGGGTTTTGGAGGACGAATTTTAACAGCTGATAAAAAAGCAGCAAAATACCTAAACTCGCCAGAAAGTGATATTTATCACAAGAGTAAAATTTTGTACGGAATTTACCAAGCAAAAAAAGAAATTGCCAAGCAAGACAACTGTTTTTTGGTAGAAGGTTATACTGATGTTATTTCATTTCATCAATCAGGAATTGAAAATGTGGTGGCTTCTTCAGGGACAGCTTTAACTGCTGATCAAATTCGGTTAATAAGTAGATTGACCAAAAATATTACGGTACTTTTTGATGGTGATGCAGCAGGAATTAGAGCTTCTATCCGTGGAATTGACTTGATTTTGGAGCAAGGAATGAACGTAAAAGTTGTTCAATTTCCTGATGGTGAAGATCCAGATAGTTTTGCGAAATCGCATTCCGATATTGAATTAAAAGAATTTTTAAATACTGCTGCTCAAGATTTTATCAATTTTAAAGTATCACTTTTGTTAGAGGATACTCAGAATGATCCTGTAAAAAAAGCAGGATTGATTAGAGATATTGTTACTAGTATTTCTAAAATTCCTGATGCCATTCAACGGGAAGTTTACGTGCAAGAGTGTTCTCAAATAATGGAAATTTCTGAGCGGATATTGTTCAGTGAATTAGCACAATTAATTGCCAAGACTAATACCGAAGAATCGAAAAAATATCAAGAAGAAAAAAAGACTTTTGAAGTTGTAAAAAGGCAAGAAATACAATTGAAAGAAGTTGATCAACTTGATATTTTAGAAAAAGAAATTATCAAATTATTATTGCTATATGGTAATGAAGAGGTTGATTTTATTGATGAAATAACTCATTTCGATGAAAATGGAAGAGAAATAAAAACTCAAAAAACTTATAAAAACGAAGTTTCTGCGGAAATATATTTACATCTTCATGATGATGAAATCGAGTTTACAAATCCTGTTTTTAAAGAAATTTACAATGAAATAATTTATCAAATCAATCAATCTGAAATACTTGAAATTGATAAATTAATCAACCATCCCAATACAATTATTTCTTCTGCAGTAACTTCAATTTTAATGGATGAAGAAAAATACCAACTTAGCCAATGGGAAAGGAAAAATATCTTTGTTACAGGTGCAAAAGAGGTATTGACAAAAGCGGTAACAGATTCTATTTACAATATTAGAAGAATATTGATTGATAAACTCCTGAAAGAAAAAGCAGTTAAAGAAAAAGAATATTCAAAAGAAGAAATAGAAGAAATTATGAATTATAATTCACTTCGAATTCGACTTTCCGAGAAATTAAATAGGGTTGTTTAA
- the clpX gene encoding ATP-dependent Clp protease ATP-binding subunit ClpX codes for MAKDDNLECSFCGRKKSETDLLIAGMDAHICDQCIEQAHGIVKEEILQSKKSKLSKALTVKKPQEIKQFLDQYIIGQDETKRAMSVAVYNHYKRLLQKNTNDDVEIEKSNIILVGETGTGKTLVAKTIARMLNVPFAIVDATVLTQAGYVGEDVESILSRLLQAADYDVAKAEKGIVFIDEIDKIARKGDNPSITRDVSGEGVQQALLKLLEGTVVNVAPQGGRKHPEQKFTEVNTKNILFIAGGAFSGIERNISKRLNMQAVGFSASLDEDGIDQENLLKYITPSDLKSFGLIPEIIGRLPVLTFMNPLDAKTLRAILTEPKNSIIKQYQKLFAMDDVDFTIAEEALNFIVDKAVTYKLGARGLRSLCEAIFSDAMFDLPSSDEKEFHVSKEYAESKLSIAALKKLKAAS; via the coding sequence ATGGCAAAAGACGATAATTTAGAGTGCTCTTTTTGTGGACGAAAAAAATCAGAAACAGATTTACTAATTGCAGGGATGGATGCCCATATTTGCGATCAGTGTATTGAACAAGCTCATGGAATTGTAAAAGAAGAAATTTTACAATCCAAAAAAAGCAAGCTTTCAAAAGCACTTACCGTAAAAAAACCACAAGAAATTAAACAGTTTCTAGATCAATACATCATTGGTCAAGACGAAACAAAGCGTGCAATGTCAGTGGCTGTTTACAATCATTATAAAAGATTGTTGCAAAAAAACACCAATGATGATGTGGAAATAGAAAAAAGTAACATCATTTTAGTAGGTGAAACAGGAACAGGAAAAACATTGGTTGCAAAAACTATTGCACGAATGCTTAATGTTCCTTTTGCGATTGTGGATGCAACTGTATTGACACAAGCTGGTTATGTTGGTGAAGATGTAGAAAGCATTTTAAGCAGATTGTTACAAGCAGCAGATTATGATGTTGCAAAAGCAGAAAAAGGCATTGTTTTTATAGATGAAATTGATAAAATTGCCAGAAAAGGAGACAATCCTTCCATCACCAGAGATGTTTCTGGTGAAGGAGTGCAACAAGCTTTGTTAAAATTATTAGAAGGAACTGTGGTAAATGTAGCTCCACAAGGAGGAAGAAAACATCCAGAACAAAAGTTCACTGAAGTCAACACAAAAAATATTTTATTCATTGCAGGAGGTGCATTTTCAGGAATTGAAAGAAACATCAGCAAACGTTTAAACATGCAAGCTGTTGGTTTTAGCGCATCTTTAGATGAAGATGGTATAGACCAAGAAAACTTATTAAAATACATTACACCTTCTGATTTAAAATCGTTTGGTTTAATTCCTGAAATTATTGGGCGATTACCAGTTTTAACCTTCATGAATCCTTTAGATGCAAAAACATTGCGTGCTATTTTAACAGAACCAAAAAATTCAATCATTAAACAATATCAAAAATTGTTTGCAATGGATGATGTTGATTTTACCATTGCTGAAGAAGCATTAAATTTTATAGTTGATAAAGCAGTAACATATAAACTAGGAGCTAGAGGATTACGTTCTTTATGCGAAGCTATTTTTTCAGATGCTATGTTCGATTTACCAAGTTCTGATGAAAAAGAATTTCATGTTAGCAAAGAATATGCTGAATCTAAATTATCAATTGCTGCTTTAAAAAAATTAAAAGCAGCTTCATAA
- the gldB gene encoding gliding motility lipoprotein GldB, which produces MRFTWAFLMILCVIFSCNTQKKSTIDVSKISIDYEIKRFDIDFYTATKETLPNVKVTYPYLFPESFSDSISLEKIADKQEQELFAETQKVYKDFSDIEKQLTSFFKHVKYYNPNFKAPDVVTIQSNIDYENRVIYADSLLLISLDVFLGKNHPFYADFPNYIKQNNTKEHLIVTIAETFINQQIRPTINRSFIAKMVHEGKKIALLDWYLPSISEVEKMGYSKEKWQWAVENEAQIWAYFMEEKLLFSTETNLNKRFLEDAPFSKFYREQDNLSPGKIGVWLGWQIVQSYLKHNDVSLQEFLKKDETELFNQSKYKPKK; this is translated from the coding sequence ATGAGATTTACTTGGGCTTTTTTAATGATTTTGTGCGTAATTTTTTCATGTAATACTCAAAAAAAATCAACTATTGATGTTTCAAAAATATCCATAGATTATGAAATTAAACGTTTTGATATTGATTTTTATACAGCCACCAAAGAGACATTGCCAAATGTAAAAGTAACCTATCCTTATTTATTTCCTGAATCATTTTCAGATAGCATTTCTTTGGAAAAAATAGCAGATAAGCAAGAACAAGAATTGTTTGCAGAAACTCAAAAAGTTTACAAAGATTTTTCAGATATAGAAAAGCAATTGACTTCATTTTTTAAACATGTAAAGTATTATAACCCAAATTTTAAAGCGCCAGATGTAGTTACAATTCAATCGAATATTGATTATGAAAATAGGGTCATTTATGCAGACAGTTTACTATTAATTTCTTTGGATGTTTTTTTAGGTAAAAACCATCCATTTTATGCAGATTTCCCCAATTATATCAAACAAAACAATACCAAAGAACATTTGATAGTTACTATAGCAGAAACATTTATTAATCAGCAAATTCGGCCAACAATCAATCGAAGTTTTATTGCTAAAATGGTTCATGAAGGCAAAAAAATAGCTTTGTTAGATTGGTATTTACCTTCAATATCCGAAGTTGAAAAAATGGGATATTCTAAAGAAAAATGGCAATGGGCTGTTGAAAATGAAGCGCAAATTTGGGCCTATTTTATGGAAGAAAAACTCCTTTTTAGTACAGAAACCAACCTTAATAAACGATTTTTAGAGGACGCTCCTTTTTCTAAATTTTACAGAGAACAAGACAATTTATCTCCAGGAAAAATTGGTGTTTGGTTGGGTTGGCAAATCGTACAATCGTATTTGAAACATAATGATGTATCTTTGCAAGAATTTTTGAAAAAAGACGAAACAGAATTATTTAATCAGTCAAAATATAAACCTAAAAAATAA
- the gldC gene encoding gliding motility protein GldC, with product MAITHNSEVIFHIHLDENKIPENISWTAKDGGIENEPSKAVMISVWDHKQKDTLRMDLWTKDMPVDEMKQFFHQTLVSMADTYERATNDLKMSETMRDFCEYFAEKLELKK from the coding sequence ATGGCAATTACACACAATTCAGAAGTGATTTTTCACATTCATTTAGATGAAAATAAGATTCCTGAAAATATTTCTTGGACTGCAAAAGATGGTGGAATTGAAAATGAACCTTCAAAAGCTGTAATGATTTCTGTTTGGGATCATAAACAAAAAGATACGTTGCGTATGGATTTGTGGACAAAAGATATGCCAGTTGACGAGATGAAACAGTTTTTTCATCAAACGTTGGTTTCTATGGCTGACACTTATGAACGCGCTACAAATGATTTAAAAATGAGCGAAACAATGCGCGATTTTTGTGAGTATTTTGCTGAAAAATTAGAGTTGAAAAAATAA